Genomic DNA from Chaetodon auriga isolate fChaAug3 chromosome 18, fChaAug3.hap1, whole genome shotgun sequence:
gtgtAGAAAAGATTTTGATGCCTGTGTGGATTAAAGAGAGGTTAGCAAGTCGGAAATTAAcgtctccctcttctctttctggACGTCAGTGTAATTTCCCGCATCCGCATGCTTCAGGCTCACAACAGTCAGAATGCAGCTTAACTTAGTTTAATCAGCAGCACACATGAAACTCGCCTCCCGCGTGTTTCCTGCAGACTGACAGGAGCGTGCATCAGGCCCGCTTTGCATTTCCCACCTGCCGTTTCTCATTGAATGCTCGCATTGTCGGGatttgctttaaatgctgcaaaaGTTGACTTTTGCAGGAGTTTGACTGAATGTGATGAAGAATTGTGTGAGGGAACAACAGTGTGTTCggggagggaagacagaggacagagaggaggactgcggctctcagctccaagcccaCTGGTTCCTACTGAATATGGAAATCTGACTGAGCTCTGAGCTCTACGACACAGACGAATCGACGATCTATCAGGttttgatacacacacaatactcgTTCAGTAGATACACCGAGTACTTGTTTGGGTCTACACATGAGAGGTCCACACGTGAGGTATGATAGATGTTcattacaggcagcagcatccAGCAGATAGTGTCTCCATCAGTCCGGACGCACGTCATTGGCTGTGCACTGAGCTGTAAGGAGCTCAGCAGAGGCAACACCATTACACACTGCATGTCCCTGTACATCCAAAAATACTTTTCAGGACGTTTTGAGGAGCAAATTCGGCTGAAAATAatgtgacaaattaaaaatgatggaaaatctCTTTAGGCTGAGATGACTCTGGCCTTTACTAATTGATTCATGTTGAACAAAAGTACTTTTTAAGTGGCCCCGTGGTGGCAGGATTCATGCCAAAAACAAATCACTTGTGAGTTAAAACTGATTTGATTGGTTAAACTTTAACATGTTGAACTTTATTCAAGGATGATTATGACTCCACTAACCTCTTACATGGTAATCAGAGTGCTCAGATCCTTCATACACAGACTCATTAAGTCAACTCTTATCTTCTGTCACAAGGTcgaaacacttaaaaaaacctCTTCATTTCTGCCTTGAATCAAATCCCCCTCTCCCATATCTCTGTGcccctctcccactctctctaCGAGGCTCTTAtcttacattttaaaaaccCTTTGTACTTCTCCTCTCaactgtttcctcctctctcttttcctgaaCACTGTAACGCTccactttattttttcttgctCAAGATGTCGCACTGAAAAACACCCAATTTTCCTCTGTGGGTGAGAGAGAAACTGACAACACATGAACCCTTCATCATATAATATAGTCATTTACAGGTTATGTGTGACTTGTTATTCAGTGTTTAGCCCATAAGTGAGCTAATCACTGTGGAAAGGAGCCTTCATTAACACTAAAACTCTCCACTAAATgtcagaataaaacaaatgagagtTATTCAAACAGACTTATTTGACTTTGAGCTTTTTATCATATCACATGGTCATCTGCAGCAGACCCAGTGGTCAGGACAAACAGCCCTCGATGATGAGGACTAGAAGTTGAGGTTTGAAGAACTTACACAAGTTATTTACCAACACTATCAGGTGTGTTTGGGAGACACACTCATATACTGTATTCAGTGGACACAATGATTCAGAGTGAAAGTCATGACGGTGACCCAAACACTGCTGCCGTTGGTGTTTCAGCTTCTGTTGCTCAGTGATAAAGAGAAAAAGTGGGTCAGGAGCTCAGTAAAGTGTGACAGCATTAAACGTGTCAAAAACCTTGAAATTACCCAGAAATGCCTTGAAAATCAGTGTGAAACCATCATCGTGTGATACAGGTGTGATACGAGGAATActgtctccatctagtggctCTGTGGTTGTACTACATCATGCATATTATAGACAGGTGTAAAACCCTtcacctgtggaggaaaacagctCCATCTAGCTGAGATTTTGCTGTACTGCATCATCTTTCAGGCCAAGGAACAACGTCAGCGAGGGTCCTCGTAAGTATGGCAGTGAAAACGTGTACATACAAGAGTCGTCGATGCTCAGGTCCCTTTGATAATACTGTGATGTAAAATTTCCagttcaacaaaataaaaaaaaaacacacaaaaatgtaaagtttaCAGAAAAACCACTTTATTGGTGTTGTGGCAAAGCATTGTGATTTGTAGTTTACTGGCCTCGATGCAACCAATGGTTTTGTTTCATCAGTGATTTCCATAAGGAGGAAAGTTTACTCTTTACGGCACTTCTGTGAACACTAATATAATCCTTCTGACAGAAAAATCGTGTAGAAATACTTCAGGATGTCGTTTAATTCCCTCTACCaggacaaacaaaatgtttatttagaCATTCAGACTGAAATACAGTCGACTTATTTGTCCGTCCTCACCTGGTAACTTTGAATCTGTGACAGCACTTAAGTTGGGACAAATTAAAGATTCGAACATTTACACAAGGCACAAAAGCACCGTATGATTTCAGCCTTGCACACAcctacacgcacgcacacacacacacgcacacgcacgcacacacacacacacacacacacacacacacacacactgtctgcacaTCCTAAACTCTAGCTCGCGCTCTTGccgttcctcttcttctttttctttggcgTTTGCTTCTTGGAGGAGTCAGAGTTGGAGGCGGCAGTCATTTCAGGTGCGTTTTCAGAGGGTGGAGCTGACTCTGATGTGGTTGGTGCTCCTTGTGGTACCACTGGCTCAGCCTGAGCCTCTTCCACTGGGATCACTGGTTTGACCTCAACTGGCTTGACCAagatctcagcctctgctgcctctggctTCAGGTCTGCTGGTGGATCCATCTTGACTTGCTCAGGTTTTGGTGTCGGCTCTGGTTCAGAATGTTGCTGCTGGATCTCCTCATCTGGTTTAACTGGTTGCACCTCTTTGTCCTCCACCTGTGGTTGATCTGGTTGCACCTCTTTGTCCTCCACCTGTGGTTGACCTGGTTGCACCTCTTTGTTCTCCACCTGTGGTTGACCTGGTTGCACCTCTTTGTCCTCCACCTTTGGTTGAACTGGTTGCACCTCTTTGTCCTCCACCTTTGGTTGAACTGTCGCTGCTTTAGGTTTTGCGTCTGCTGGTATCATTTCAGAGGTCTTCTCCACAGGTGTTGGAGCCTCTGGGAGAGCTGattctgctgcctctgatttTACTTCTACCACCTCCGGGACTGAAACCGCCTCCTCTTTGACCTGAGGTTTGGTTTTGAACTGGTCAAATGCCGAAGCCACCATGTCTCCTTGAAGGTCTAAATCAtgattttcctcttcttcatcatcactggGTGTAGCCAGAAGGCAGGCAGCGAACTCCTGCAGCTTGGCCTGCTCCTCCCTCAGACGGGTCATGTCTTCCGTTAAGACCGGGTCCTCCTTCTGGATCTCCTGGAGATCCACAGGGGTCAGCAGGGGAGATTTGTCAGCACCTTCAGTGTCAAGGATGTCGCTGGGGATTGAGCTGCCAAAGACCTTTGATGGGACGTTGGCGTTAGCCTGGCGGACTTCCTTGATCTTGTCATAGAGGACCACCCTCTCTTCCTGCAGGGCGCGGCACAGCTTCTCCAGCTTCTGAATCTTCATGACGAAGAGGTCGTACTCTTTGCTTTTCTCGGCTCTCTGGAACAGAGAAAACGAGAAGCAACGAAAGTGAAAATAAACCTCGGAAAGTAAGGAAAGGGGTTTTCAAACACAGTAAATCTAATCCTCtccaaaaccaacaaacagAACAACGTACCTCTTCAATCATGTCGGTCAGAGCCTTGTTGCAGTTCTCAAACCTCGTCTTCCAAAGATTTgactctttttccatttttttcatcttctgtgACATCTGAAAGGGGGGAGAGTTTAAAATGAAACGGCCGCACTGACGCCTGCAAACcctttttgacatttacaaAGTAAGACGAACGAGTCCTGAGGGAAGACAATCAGACCGAAAAATACAATACTTCATACTGTGGTCACCACCTACATTATCCATCTCCTTCTTGAAGCGGACGTAGATTTCGTTGCTTTTGGCCAGTGTCGCCTGAAACTCGTCAAACTTCTGAGCGTAGAGGGTCAGCtgtggacaggaggacagaatgaaccacagacagaggatttcaGAAAGCATCCTGAATATTCTCTGATTTTCTGAGGCAAACTGTTTGATTAACTCACCGTTTTaagacaacatgacaacaaatgTCTTACAGTGAATcctgactgagactgagacgTTAACAAGGCCACAAAACCAGCAAAATCGGTGCAGTGATCATTCCAGAGCAATCAAGCTCCATTTTATGCTAATTTATACTTCCACTCCTCTGCAGTTCAGAGGCAAATACTGagcttttttactttttctccaCTGTATTGATTTGAAACTTTTAGTTATCTTGTACTTGTACATTTGGATgaatcacacaaaaacagacaaagatgaaactttcaaccaatcacagaaTAAACATTGTTCTGAAGTGTAACTAtccttttgtacttttactttgacataaataaaagatgTGAATACTTATTCTGCCACTGTTCTCGGGGCCTAAATCGACTAAAAGTTTAGTGTTTCTTTTAGGAAATTAAAAGATGCAACGCTCTCTTTTATTTACTTGCAGTGAAAATTGAATGTGGtcactgaaaaactgcaaacatcATTGTTCAAGGAGAGTCTCAACCCTAAAAGACAGCCCAGCGCAGGCacataattaataataataattaataataactAAAGAGCCTGAACCTGATTTTTGCTCTAACTCTTAGGAAACATAAGGCATTGGATAATGACAGGGTCTCTAAATGATTAATTACAAATTGCACCAGTCATTAATTATGAGCTATGCACACTGCTGGGGGCCATTAATCATTCACACTTGCACGGTTTTGCATTCAGCATTATAAATGAAGGAGTCCGACACTTCAAACTCAGCAGATCTCGCAGAAATGAACTTATTTGCAGGAAGAAATCGAGGAAAATGGCAGCTTGATCATTTGTAAATCTATATTCAGTCTCATACGACACTGAGTTCATCCTTCTTAAACTGAGCTCGAGCTCAAACGTCTTTTGACTGATTTAGGACACTTTTGACCCGTTAACTTTCTTTACCTGGCTGggaaaatacttaaaataagTTGCTGTGTGAGTGCTAATATCACGTTATTTCAACCCTTTCACGggtgaaaactgtttttctttcacaagtCAAACGTCTTTGGATCATCAAGTCTCATGTCAGTCAAGTTCAAGTCAGACCtcaattctttgtttttgtgacttgaggtacttgtacttaccCATTTTACGCAACTCCATCTCAGAGACAAACATTAtattttttactccactacttttgtctgacagctttagtaaCTAGTTACTTCTTGTCCAGTGAACGTGTCCCTTCATGGGCTGAGGCTTATTAATATCATGCATTATTAGATTGAGCAATCAGAGTTTAGACAGAAAATAGAGTTTCCAGGTGAATTTAAAACTCGAAATGTGTCCTTTCCTTCTGCCCTGCCTTTCTGTGGCCATCAGCTCATCCCTGCTCGCTGTGTGCCGCCTGTCCTCGTTGTCAGCATGTTAGTTTCGTCAGTGAATATTCACCTGTGCCTGCATGACAGTCGCCTGCTCTCTGAGTGTCTGAGCCTGCAGTTTCCACTCAGCAGCCTGAACCAGTAACTGGTTAGAagagagcaaacagagacacattacAGACGTTTCTTTACCTTCTTCTTCATGGtcagctcctgctccttcaTAGCGaagcatttctttgttttgtcaataGCCTCCCTAAGCAACTACGGCAACAGAGACAATACACAGTCAATGCGGGTGGCCTTCACACATTGAGGATGACTAATGTGTTAATAAAAACACCAGactactgctactgctgagCATTGTATTTAACAAGGATAAAGATGTGTTACTGCAACTGTGGCTCTGAGGTGATTAAGCAATGCAAACAAATGAGGGAGACATGTATGAATGAGATTAATTAGCagtggcagcagaaacagaaactcCCATAAAGTCTATGAAGACAAATCTAAAAGAgaataatgtaaaatacatggttgcataattaataatgaatgataACAATCCATGTGTGATACTACATTTAATTGCATTTAGGCAGTAACACTGTGTTTCTGAGCAGAAAGAGGTCCGTTTATGTAAATCTGATCTTTGAACCATCACTGCTGAAAGCCTCAGTTTGTTGAAACTCACGTattctttctccctcttgtGCTTCTCCTCGGCCTCCGTCAGCAGAGCGTTGGCCTCCTCCAGCTTGGCTTCCGtcagtttgtgctgcagctcGCGGTGATTGTTGATCTTCTCCAAATTCTGCAGAGACGAGAGGAATCTGAGCGTGAAACAGCTCCTTTCTTTATGCAGCAAACTGTGGATAAACGTCTTCTAAAAGTCTGACTTTGCATCTTCTAACTGCTTCTTTTGTttagtccaaaacccaaagacattacGTTTACTATCATAGAAGTTTTAGCTATGTTTATTAGCAAATGTAGATTAAGCGCTGGATATACACCAATATTCAATCTAAATACAGTATTGACTGTATTCATTATGCACCACGTCCTGATAAGgtaaacttgtgtgtgtgttatcttttTCGCTTCACCTTGATGGCTCATTGAAGTGTTCCAGTGGAGGAATCTTCCTCCCCACTTACCGCCTCCCTCAGCTCGCACTGGTTCATGAGGCCCTCCAGCTTGTCTGTCAGGTAGCTGTTTTCGTGGCACAGCTTGTCGTTTCGGGTGCTGTGCTGCTCGATCTGAGCCTGGATGTCCGTCAGCATCATCTGGAAGTGGTTGGCCATCTCCgtcctcttctcctcatcctccctgcAGCGCTGGATCGTCTTctcctgggggggggggcagagtgGGTTCAGTGGATGGAGAAAAGGGATTCAGCTGTGGCTGAATCTCTCCCCCTGTTTTCTGGTGTCAGATTGGCCTGCAGGGTGTTTTCTACCAGAGGCTAAAACTCCTCTGAGGGACTCAGTGTTAGTCCCAAAGATGTGAAATTATTTGACACATTGCAGCACATCCGGCAGCCTCCCGGATGCTCCCGGCTGTGCCCACGTACCGTCATCACGGTGTAGTGTCCCTGCAGCTCTCGGCACAGAGTCTCCAGCTTGCTGCGAGCTGCGATGCTGCTGCGActctcagcctgcagctgctgccgctCGTCCAGCAGGACGGACAACCTCTGCTGCAGGACGCTCAGCTGCTTCTCATCAGAGCGCCGCAGGgccgcctgcacacacacacacacgcacacatacatacacacacacacacacacacacgcacacacacacacacacacacacacacacacacacacacacacgggtggaGGGCGAGaagcttgtttttgctgctttatgGCTGCAATCATCAAACACGACAACATTTCTATTTGAATGAAATTGAGGCAGAAAATTCTGCAAAAAGTCTGAAAGAAATCTCACCAGTTCAGCGTATTTCTTGACCAGATCTTCCAGTTTCTGCTCTGGAGAAGAGAGTTTGTTCAGACTCTGCATGATGTCGGAGATTTCTGTAGAGAGACgaagacaaacagaagaggaagattTCTTATAGACTGACttatagactttttttttacttcagtaaaagtaataaTGCCAATTACAGAATAATAATTTATATTAAAAGACTTTGAAAAGGTAATGTTTGATTGGATTATGCAATCACTGATAGATTAATGCTCATCACTTTAATACTGCAGCTGGTAAAAGTTAATTTCTGAATCTGTAACTCAAAACTAAATCCGTGAATCAATCACAGTGGAGTTTAAAGGTTTTAAAGTTTAaatatttacctctgaaatgtggtggagaagtaacacaaaatgcaaatactcaagtgaagtacaagtacctctgTGACGTCATGCATGGAGTCTTGttaactgcatttcctgttttattttgtagtagcCTCCCTATGCATTTCTGTAcatttacttcctgtgtttgttctgtttcctgCCACTTTTACTTCCCACCTGTTCTCAATGATCCAATCAGCCCTCCAGTATTTATAGtcctgcttctgtttgttctgtttggcttccagcagcttctgtcGTCTCTGTTGTTGCTTGTTAGCAGTTTTTGgctgtgtgatgtttttttttttgttatttttcttcctgcctTGTCTTTTTGTTCTGCTTCTACCTCgagtttgattcatttttttagcTTTTGGACTTTTTTGTGTGATCCTTGCCCCTGAGTCTCTTGAGTACTCGTCAGTGTACTCAGTTACTTCCCACCACTGCAAACTGCCCAAAAGAGAAATCAAAAATCAGCGCAGACAAAATATCAAACACCTCTCAGAACAACACAACGCCATGAATGAAAGACTACATCccattgcattatgggaaatgtaggatcacTGAGTAAACATAAGGACACCTTCACCTcttgctgcattgattttgaccctcttcttctttgtgcaTTAATCAAAGGAATGACACTGACAAACAATACCTGCTGTTAGCTTCACCTTTAGCATCctgctgtctcacctgtctccatCGAAACTGCGACGTCATCTTTtgcctccacctccatcacACTCAGCTGCGGTCAAAACAGTTTGAAACTTTATTGACAGAATCAACTCGAGTTAGGAAGGTTGTTTTAACGCGTGAATTGACGTCATGTGACCTACCTGTCTGTCCAGGACGCTGGACGCAGGGCCGTAGGTGCTGATGATGTCCTCCAGCCGTTTGCTGAACTCCTCCATGGGGTCGATGAGGTTGGAGGAGGTGCAGGCCGCAGGAGGAGCCGCCGCCTCACCCTCAGTGCTGTCGGCGTCCGGGGAGGAGGACGCCACATCCGGCTGGGGGGGCACcaacacttcagctgctttcacagaCGTCTCCATCCTCAGCGGTCTGTGAATAACGGAGGGAGACAATGTTTGTAGAGAAATTTGCACGATTTCCgaaataaagtttatcatgtttttctttaaagtttcagcaaatcaaaagacaaaagactgaTTTGACTCTTCTCATTGTGGACGTGTCCCCAGCAGTCATTTTAACCCATTCAGTGACACGTGACGTGTGGTCAGCATCTGTTTTTAACCACCAAACTCATCCTGCGTAAAAATATCCATCAGCTAAGTCCACATTTGATCTTAATCTTTTAATTCAGCCTAAAAAAAACGGGCTTAGATGTGACAGATCagtctgtcagcatgtctgtcaAGTTATTAATGGAtttaaacagaggaggaaaataagcCTCTAAACTCCTGCGGCGCCTCTCGCctcccagcagcctctctggTTGATGTGCACAGCTCCTGTGGGTCAGCGTGAGCTAAGTCACGTTCAAACAAcaaatctgattggctggtaagAAGGTGCCTGGTTTTTGGCAGTTTTCATGAGCTGCTGCTTGTATTATTTTACTCTCTTCTACGTCTCCTCTTAATTCCTGCTACTATAGCTGCTGTCTGGAACACCCTTATTTCCCCAGTGGGCATTAttaaagttatatcttatcttatcttatcttttatGCAGAGGACAACCACGTTTACCTTTCTCTGCCACCACATGACTACAGGCCCGTAGATGCTCTCTGCAAGGGACAATAAATGATTGGCTGTGGCTGAATTTTCTGAAATCTTGGTGAAATCTTGTAAAACCAcatcaaataaatgtgtgtgtgtgtgaatatatcCAGTGAGTCCAGCGGCTGTTTATCCTCACAGCTCTGTCGCAATGTGACGGCTGCCACCGTTATTGTATCTGGTCGGTTAAAATTAGGCGTCTGAGGCAGCCAGACCctactgtgacacacacacacacacacacacacacacacacactcatgaacaGACACCTGTTCTAGTCGCATCTATTCTGAGAGTATCCAAATATGGTCAAActgccacacacgcacacaaggtgtatacacacacacacacacacacacacacacacacacacaccacatgaaACATggggatttgtgtgtgttcatgcaacTCAGCTACTTTGTCTGTTTACCTGTTTCATGTGACACACTCTAACCCAAAAGTCCTGCGGTAAAAAGCCAAATCAGGCTCCGCCCACTAAGTTACGCAACCAATCACAGCCCCTCCTCCTGAAGTTCAAGCTGTCCACcacttcaaaataaacagcCTGTCATGGTATCTTTACCTGATGATGAACACACTCAAAAATGTGTCTTCAAATCTAAAATCACAACAGAcaggaggtggacaaaataacagaaacaccacaTCAAATGTACCTTATTGACTAAATAACAAAGACAGATGACAGTGAGTCACATCAAGTCAAAAGATGAGTTAATGTTGAAGATTGATGTGTAAAACCTGTTTCTGTTTatccaaaacaggaaatgaatgtgagttATTAATGTGAGTTAACGGCACAAGAGGCCAAAAAGTCCCAAACTCTTGAAGTTGACAGTGAAAAGTCTGAAGTTCAAACAGTAATAATATCACACTGTCTAAAAAAAGCCTTTAAATTAAGTATTCTCAGTCTTCTAATATGAGATTATAGTGCGACTTGAAACTGTGACGTGAGGACAGATTATTTCACGCTGACTTCACTGACAGTGACAAAGCAACTTGTTGTGTCGCGGCAGCCATTATGGACGCCTTCcatgtgttttttccacattagAACATCACAATAAACCAGATTAGTGTCCCTAAACCAACCACCAGGCCATTTTAATGCCTGTAAAgcaataaaaatgtatttttccaaaCCAATTAACTCAATTATGAAGCACAAAAGTAGCAAAAATGACACTTCAGTTGTCCACTTTTGGCAACAACACAGCACGAATGTAAACATGAAGAAACTACTGAAACAAGACATTTGTTAAGgggaacagaaggaaaagaGTCTTACCAGGATCAGTggagtgaaggagagacagagaggaggcagaggaaggagagaggaggaggaggaggaggaggaggaggaggatcctGCTGACGGGCCGAACGACAGCTGACCCCCAAAATAACCTGAGAGGCTCAGCTCACACTCTGAGGCTGCAGgccacgagtgtgtgtgtgtgtgtgtgtgtgtgtgctcatatactgtgtggatgtgtgctcTGACAGTGGACAAAAGGGGGCGGGGCTTGGCTGGAGGGAactcacaaacagcagcacaaaacattTGGTTTACCTTCCAAACAGCGTGAGAGCAGCTGAACGTGCTGATCTCTTCAAATTCAACCCGAAAACCTCTTCAGCTTCACGTTTGATGAGGATGTTTTACAtccattgatttattgattcagtttttaattgtttcattGCCTCTTATCTCTGTTTTTGCTCCCTGTGACTGTTACATGGTTGTATATGAgatgtggtggagtagaagcaGGAAGTGGCATGAAAAGACTCAAAggaatttgaggtacttgtactttactgaagtacagtaaTTAGTTACATTACAACACTGGCGACATCATAGCATTACTATATCAAATCAATACAGTAAGAACAAAAAATGAGATAGTGCTCACTTCtctaaaaagctgtttttaatcattacTGGAGTCGGAAAAGTCGGAGCTCCCAGCAGGGTATCAAGCTGAAGAAGCATCTGAAGAGAATTATTACACCGTCTCATCCACATCAAACCAAAGGCCTCGCTTAGTTCTGTTCTATTCGAAAGAAAAATGTCCCACGGTCAAATGAAAGGACATCAGTGATCCACAGGAGCGTTCGTCGTCCAGCTCAGATCACTCTGGTTTGCTGTTTACACACAAAATCCGCCACCAGCTCGAACTCGTTGTGTCCGAGCCACAGCTCGGGCAGCTCCGTCACACGGTCCA
This window encodes:
- the txlnba gene encoding beta-taxilin isoform X2; translation: METSVKAAEVLVPPQPDVASSSPDADSTEGEAAAPPAACTSSNLIDPMEEFSKRLEDIISTYGPASSVLDRQLSVMEVEAKDDVAVSMETEISDIMQSLNKLSSPEQKLEDLVKKYAELAALRRSDEKQLSVLQQRLSVLLDERQQLQAESRSSIAARSKLETLCRELQGHYTVMTEKTIQRCREDEEKRTEMANHFQMMLTDIQAQIEQHSTRNDKLCHENSYLTDKLEGLMNQCELREANLEKINNHRELQHKLTEAKLEEANALLTEAEEKHKREKEYLLVQAAEWKLQAQTLREQATVMQAQLTLYAQKFDEFQATLAKSNEIYVRFKKEMDNMSQKMKKMEKESNLWKTRFENCNKALTDMIEERAEKSKEYDLFVMKIQKLEKLCRALQEERVVLYDKIKEVRQANANVPSKVFGSSIPSDILDTEGADKSPLLTPVDLQEIQKEDPVLTEDMTRLREEQAKLQEFAACLLATPSDDEEEENHDLDLQGDMVASAFDQFKTKPQVKEEAVSVPEVVEVKSEAAESALPEAPTPVEKTSEMIPADAKPKAATVQPKVEDKEVQPVQPKVEDKEVQPGQPQVENKEVQPGQPQVEDKEVQPDQPQVEDKEVQPVKPDEEIQQQHSEPEPTPKPEQVKMDPPADLKPEAAEAEILVKPVEVKPVIPVEEAQAEPVVPQGAPTTSESAPPSENAPEMTAASNSDSSKKQTPKKKKKRNGKSAS
- the txlnba gene encoding beta-taxilin isoform X1, which produces METSVKAAEVLVPPQPDVASSSPDADSTEGEAAAPPAACTSSNLIDPMEEFSKRLEDIISTYGPASSVLDRQLSVMEVEAKDDVAVSMETEISDIMQSLNKLSSPEQKLEDLVKKYAELAALRRSDEKQLSVLQQRLSVLLDERQQLQAESRSSIAARSKLETLCRELQGHYTVMTEKTIQRCREDEEKRTEMANHFQMMLTDIQAQIEQHSTRNDKLCHENSYLTDKLEGLMNQCELREANLEKINNHRELQHKLTEAKLEEANALLTEAEEKHKREKEYLLREAIDKTKKCFAMKEQELTMKKKLTLYAQKFDEFQATLAKSNEIYVRFKKEMDNMSQKMKKMEKESNLWKTRFENCNKALTDMIEERAEKSKEYDLFVMKIQKLEKLCRALQEERVVLYDKIKEVRQANANVPSKVFGSSIPSDILDTEGADKSPLLTPVDLQEIQKEDPVLTEDMTRLREEQAKLQEFAACLLATPSDDEEEENHDLDLQGDMVASAFDQFKTKPQVKEEAVSVPEVVEVKSEAAESALPEAPTPVEKTSEMIPADAKPKAATVQPKVEDKEVQPVQPKVEDKEVQPGQPQVENKEVQPGQPQVEDKEVQPDQPQVEDKEVQPVKPDEEIQQQHSEPEPTPKPEQVKMDPPADLKPEAAEAEILVKPVEVKPVIPVEEAQAEPVVPQGAPTTSESAPPSENAPEMTAASNSDSSKKQTPKKKKKRNGKSAS